In one Flammeovirga yaeyamensis genomic region, the following are encoded:
- a CDS encoding hybrid sensor histidine kinase/response regulator transcription factor, producing MKEMKLYFNLVVLTLLSFTSFAQPALNNTLYKSYSMPEGLSHYGVTSVIEDHNGLLWVGTFDGLNTFDGFEFKTFRDENGLNSNRVRSLFQDDEDNIWVGTDHGISLYDYATQKFINLHMNLTPRGVKAGPVVRQFQNYGDKILCTTERSGLLIFDKKTKKLEQTIDLLRNELSYKTIILPDDKLLIASTNAVIVYNLRNQSIEKVNGADKDRYMDIAKYDDRTYIAIGSKGVNVIKKNKNNQYISQAKLLRENKYHYIDIDKDQNIWLAHKEIGLDKYSLKRLLKEKEPLTTLNTYRVNTMFIDEEGNKWVGSLRKGLYQIPFYQNVFEQNRLRIGDGSPKWSNHVLHIQKYDSTNIIINVHFRGIINFNTEKNIIEPLPEQFKYLKGQSNASIYIDREGGQFVKKFSKQGIHYYMPKGGKKWRLIRAEDNQSFANTKIKDLLLDKHGYHWFATSDGLYRLKLSHNGKVLQSEFINELPRLTSKKIDELRYIYEDPKYNFIWIGTKYDGLIRINNQPDKPLAKMKKAQFIHDESNKYSVSSNFVSCIQRLDNGELWIGTEGGGICLVENSQLASTFKRFDISNGLDNNVVKTIQGDKNGKLWITTNKGLNAFDLKSRSFRNFTVNDGVRISPFEPSSVVMDDGKLVFAGGNGLLYFYPEAVVDSVPMPNFMFGDFKVFNQKIAPLDTLDEKVILTKSLDKTKKIELDYDENVFSLELISLHYTKSKGHLIKYRMLPQETEWVTVPSELKFANYNGLPPGDYTFQVAVSNSKKEWSAVREIEIVIHPPIWRTVWAYLLYVVTLIVVVVVIMRFMLRMNNLKHDLELQHIEKERVEELDKTRTRLFMNIAHEFRTPLTLISGPLQILINMFESNNDANKHLTLIERQSKKMFQLVNQVQDFQKAEQSLLKLKMTSFDFTELINEIKKGFDQLAEHTNKKLTVVGEAHQLFTMADRQKLEIVLNNLLNNAFKFTKEGDEITLTYGVKDEKLFFAVSDNGFGISEKDLPHIFERYYQSEDTNTSTVGSGIGLAFSKRIVELHYGEINAESEKNVGTTFNVLLPVEVNLKDTFNENRLQEVLQKETDEEKQRILPKGIELPESLIDESLKELNIYYVEDNRDLREFVSTSLSDYFNITSFEHGKQCMEAVESEWPDLIISDILMPEMNGLELCKMIKTDIRTSHIPVVLLTSRSSVDDQVLGLESGADAYISKPFDMKHLIATTQMLLKNRKQLRERFSIDFPVDVEKKNNNKSDRVFMEKLYGLMEKYLDDEELDINIFIKELHLNRTHFYQKVKSITNHTPYELLKLYRLKKAAEFLVKEKLTVSEVYMRTGFKSRTHFSRMFKEHYGITPGKYGKEAVVEEETV from the coding sequence ATGAAAGAAATGAAACTGTATTTTAATTTAGTAGTACTCACATTATTAAGCTTTACATCGTTTGCTCAACCGGCTTTAAATAATACTTTATACAAATCGTACTCTATGCCGGAGGGATTATCTCACTATGGAGTTACCTCTGTGATCGAAGATCATAATGGGTTACTTTGGGTGGGTACCTTTGATGGTTTAAATACATTTGATGGCTTCGAGTTTAAAACATTCAGAGATGAAAATGGACTGAACAGTAATCGTGTTCGTTCCCTTTTTCAGGACGATGAGGATAACATTTGGGTGGGTACCGACCATGGTATCAGTCTATATGATTATGCTACTCAGAAGTTTATCAACCTTCATATGAATTTAACACCAAGAGGTGTGAAAGCAGGTCCTGTGGTACGACAGTTTCAAAACTATGGTGATAAGATCTTATGTACTACAGAAAGATCAGGCCTTTTGATTTTCGATAAAAAGACAAAAAAACTAGAGCAAACAATCGATTTGCTGAGGAACGAATTATCCTACAAAACCATCATTTTACCCGATGATAAACTTTTAATTGCTTCTACTAATGCTGTCATCGTTTATAATCTAAGAAATCAATCCATAGAAAAAGTGAACGGTGCAGATAAGGACCGTTACATGGACATTGCCAAATACGACGACCGTACATATATAGCCATAGGAAGTAAGGGCGTGAATGTCATCAAAAAAAATAAGAACAATCAGTATATCTCACAAGCAAAACTTCTTCGAGAAAATAAGTACCATTATATAGATATTGATAAAGATCAGAATATTTGGTTGGCCCATAAAGAAATAGGGTTAGACAAATATTCCCTCAAGCGACTATTAAAAGAAAAAGAGCCACTAACTACTTTAAATACCTATCGAGTAAATACGATGTTTATCGATGAGGAAGGAAATAAATGGGTAGGCTCACTTCGTAAGGGCTTGTATCAAATACCATTTTACCAAAATGTGTTTGAGCAAAACAGATTACGTATCGGCGATGGATCACCTAAGTGGTCAAACCATGTATTGCATATTCAGAAATACGACTCAACAAATATTATCATCAATGTTCACTTTAGAGGGATTATCAATTTTAATACAGAAAAAAATATTATTGAGCCATTACCCGAACAATTTAAATACCTAAAAGGGCAGTCGAATGCTTCGATTTATATTGATAGAGAAGGTGGTCAGTTTGTGAAGAAATTCTCTAAACAGGGTATTCATTACTACATGCCTAAAGGCGGAAAAAAATGGCGTTTAATTAGAGCAGAAGATAATCAGTCGTTTGCCAATACGAAGATCAAAGATTTATTATTGGATAAACACGGGTATCATTGGTTTGCGACTTCCGATGGGCTTTACCGATTAAAATTATCGCATAATGGTAAAGTATTGCAATCCGAATTTATTAATGAACTGCCTAGGCTAACATCAAAGAAAATTGATGAACTACGATATATTTATGAAGATCCTAAGTATAACTTTATATGGATCGGAACGAAATACGATGGACTAATCCGTATCAACAATCAACCGGACAAGCCTTTGGCAAAAATGAAAAAGGCACAGTTTATTCACGATGAAAGTAATAAATATTCAGTGTCGAGTAACTTCGTTTCATGTATCCAAAGGTTAGATAATGGAGAATTGTGGATTGGTACTGAAGGTGGAGGTATTTGCTTGGTGGAAAATTCACAATTGGCCTCTACTTTTAAAAGGTTTGATATTTCTAATGGTCTAGATAATAATGTCGTTAAAACCATACAAGGTGATAAAAATGGCAAGCTATGGATTACCACTAACAAAGGTCTGAACGCTTTTGATCTGAAAAGCAGAAGTTTCAGAAACTTCACGGTTAACGACGGTGTGAGAATCTCTCCATTCGAGCCTTCGTCTGTTGTGATGGACGATGGTAAATTGGTATTTGCAGGAGGTAATGGATTACTTTATTTCTATCCTGAAGCGGTGGTCGATAGTGTACCAATGCCTAATTTTATGTTTGGTGATTTTAAGGTGTTTAATCAGAAAATTGCTCCATTAGATACGCTAGATGAGAAAGTGATTCTAACGAAGTCATTAGATAAGACAAAGAAAATTGAGCTGGATTATGATGAAAACGTCTTCTCTTTAGAACTGATTTCACTGCACTACACCAAGAGTAAAGGTCATTTAATAAAATACAGAATGTTACCTCAGGAAACAGAGTGGGTAACAGTGCCTTCAGAATTGAAGTTTGCGAATTATAATGGTTTACCTCCGGGAGATTATACCTTTCAGGTAGCCGTATCGAACTCTAAAAAAGAGTGGTCTGCAGTCAGAGAAATAGAAATAGTGATTCATCCACCGATTTGGAGAACGGTTTGGGCGTATCTACTTTATGTAGTGACCTTGATTGTTGTAGTTGTCGTTATTATGCGATTTATGCTTAGAATGAACAACCTAAAACACGATTTAGAATTACAACATATCGAAAAGGAAAGGGTAGAAGAATTAGATAAAACAAGGACAAGGTTGTTCATGAACATTGCTCATGAGTTTAGAACACCATTGACCTTAATTTCTGGTCCGTTGCAGATTCTGATCAATATGTTCGAATCGAACAACGATGCCAATAAGCATTTAACGTTAATTGAAAGACAATCGAAGAAAATGTTCCAATTGGTCAATCAGGTACAAGATTTCCAAAAGGCAGAACAAAGTTTATTAAAACTGAAGATGACTTCTTTCGATTTCACAGAATTAATTAACGAGATCAAGAAAGGATTTGATCAGTTGGCTGAACATACCAACAAAAAACTAACGGTGGTTGGAGAGGCACATCAGTTATTTACTATGGCCGATCGACAAAAGTTGGAAATTGTATTGAACAACTTATTGAACAATGCCTTTAAGTTTACAAAAGAAGGAGACGAAATCACTTTAACTTATGGAGTGAAAGACGAGAAACTTTTCTTTGCGGTATCTGACAACGGGTTTGGTATCTCAGAAAAAGATCTCCCTCATATTTTTGAACGCTATTATCAATCAGAAGATACAAATACTTCTACAGTGGGTTCAGGTATTGGTTTGGCTTTCTCGAAGAGGATTGTCGAATTACACTACGGTGAAATTAATGCAGAAAGTGAGAAAAATGTAGGAACGACTTTCAATGTGTTACTACCTGTGGAAGTGAACCTAAAGGATACATTCAACGAGAATCGTCTTCAAGAGGTTCTTCAGAAAGAAACCGACGAGGAGAAACAAAGAATTCTTCCTAAGGGAATTGAATTGCCAGAAAGCCTAATAGATGAATCTCTAAAAGAGTTGAACATCTACTATGTGGAGGACAACAGAGATCTTAGAGAATTTGTAAGTACTTCTCTATCCGATTACTTCAACATCACTTCTTTCGAACACGGTAAGCAATGTATGGAAGCGGTAGAATCGGAGTGGCCAGATTTAATTATCAGTGATATTCTAATGCCAGAGATGAACGGTTTGGAATTATGTAAAATGATAAAGACGGATATTCGAACGAGCCATATTCCAGTAGTGTTACTTACCTCACGTTCTTCGGTGGATGATCAGGTACTTGGTTTGGAGAGTGGGGCAGATGCCTACATCAGCAAGCCATTTGATATGAAACACTTAATAGCCACGACGCAAATGCTTCTCAAAAATAGAAAGCAATTGAGGGAGCGATTCAGTATCGATTTCCCTGTCGATGTAGAGAAGAAAAACAACAATAAGAGCGATAGAGTTTTCATGGAAAAACTCTACGGCTTGATGGAGAAATACTTGGACGATGAGGAATTGGATATCAACATTTTCATCAAAGAGTTGCATCTAAATCGTACGCATTTTTATCAAAAAGTAAAGTCGATTACCAACCATACACCTTACGAATTATTGAAGTTGTATCGCTTGAAAAAAGCCGCAGAATTCTTGGTAAAAGAGAAGCTGACCGTATCAGAAGTATACATGCGAACTGGCTTTAAGAGTAGAACGCACTTCAGTAGAATGTTTAAAGAACATTACGGAATTACGCCGGGTAAATATGGAAAAGAGGCGGTAGTGGAAGAGGAAACTGTTTAA
- a CDS encoding right-handed parallel beta-helix repeat-containing protein, protein MKKLIIVCSLLIPLIISAVAVSKDDTIKIKHTKEIADDATPYVLNQLLENKAAKEIVFEKGVYHFYPDKGLNQFVYLSNHRDVFVRTAFPIINYDGFTIDGQGSTFIFHGTMLPFHVMESQNVEIKNVTVDWAMAFHSEGEVVKHDEKNHTFDVKFFDEYPYELRNGEINFIKEYYEHDLGQTIIYDKERKAISYNCIASTPISTVQKTKVRHNTDKVKYKYKVDKADLTLRKNGVENRIRMEEVEPGVVRFFNHKKELPPIGSILTTKGQQGLNRVAPAVSVKASKDFKIDNVVIHHAGGMGVIVENSENLTLNKLKITPSGDRVVSTTADATHFVGCRGKIEITNCYLENQLDDAINIHGAYQEVVEQLSDNQLGIRMGHHQQEGYHIGRAGDKIGLVRLDDSFTPYKEVTLENIKVINQRYQILTFKEKLPKGIVAGDYIENLTAYPEVLIEKNTFRGNRARGVLLSTPKKTVVRDNYFHTQMEAILVPVESSKWYESGSQANLYIEGNTFEDCNHGGADRGCIRLHTDENNENIAFKNINIKGNTFKMFDNTVLEVSNTDGLVFEGNTILPTNTFPRLHKDSPAFILKSSKNITFKNNDFKGKAPKLMETDKKMSEVTFQ, encoded by the coding sequence ATGAAGAAATTAATTATTGTATGTTCTCTACTCATTCCGCTGATCATATCTGCTGTAGCAGTGAGTAAGGATGATACCATCAAAATAAAGCATACGAAGGAGATTGCCGATGATGCAACCCCTTATGTATTGAACCAACTATTAGAGAATAAAGCAGCTAAAGAAATTGTTTTTGAGAAAGGAGTATATCACTTCTATCCAGATAAAGGACTAAACCAATTTGTGTATTTGTCGAACCACAGAGATGTGTTTGTAAGAACAGCATTTCCAATTATCAATTATGATGGGTTCACGATTGATGGACAAGGATCAACATTTATTTTCCACGGTACAATGCTTCCTTTCCATGTGATGGAATCTCAAAATGTGGAAATTAAAAATGTGACAGTCGATTGGGCCATGGCTTTCCATAGTGAAGGAGAAGTAGTAAAGCACGATGAAAAGAACCATACGTTCGATGTGAAATTCTTTGATGAATACCCTTATGAATTGAGAAATGGGGAAATCAATTTCATTAAGGAATACTATGAGCACGATTTAGGTCAGACGATCATTTATGATAAAGAAAGAAAAGCGATTTCGTATAACTGTATCGCTTCTACGCCAATTTCAACAGTTCAAAAAACGAAAGTGAGGCACAACACCGATAAGGTGAAGTACAAATATAAGGTTGATAAAGCAGATTTGACTTTAAGAAAGAATGGCGTTGAAAACAGAATCAGAATGGAAGAGGTGGAACCTGGCGTGGTAAGATTCTTCAACCATAAAAAAGAACTGCCTCCAATTGGATCGATTCTAACGACTAAAGGTCAGCAAGGATTAAACCGTGTTGCACCGGCAGTAAGCGTAAAAGCATCTAAGGATTTTAAGATTGATAATGTGGTCATTCACCATGCAGGTGGTATGGGCGTAATTGTGGAGAACTCTGAGAATCTAACATTAAATAAATTGAAGATTACTCCTTCGGGTGATCGTGTGGTGTCTACAACAGCAGATGCAACTCACTTTGTTGGCTGTAGAGGTAAGATTGAAATTACGAACTGTTATTTAGAAAATCAGTTAGACGATGCCATAAACATCCACGGGGCGTATCAAGAAGTTGTAGAGCAATTATCTGATAACCAATTGGGCATTCGTATGGGACATCATCAACAAGAAGGTTACCATATTGGTCGTGCTGGCGATAAGATTGGTTTAGTGAGATTGGATGATTCATTCACTCCATACAAAGAGGTGACTTTAGAAAACATCAAAGTGATCAATCAACGCTACCAAATTTTGACTTTCAAAGAGAAATTACCAAAAGGAATTGTAGCGGGCGATTATATCGAAAACTTAACAGCTTACCCAGAGGTGTTGATCGAGAAAAATACTTTCAGAGGGAACAGAGCAAGAGGTGTTTTGCTATCTACACCAAAGAAAACTGTGGTAAGAGATAATTATTTCCACACTCAGATGGAAGCGATCCTTGTGCCTGTAGAATCTTCGAAATGGTATGAGTCGGGAAGTCAAGCCAATCTTTATATCGAAGGAAATACATTCGAAGACTGTAATCATGGTGGTGCAGATAGAGGTTGTATTCGTCTTCATACAGATGAAAATAACGAAAATATTGCCTTTAAAAATATCAACATTAAAGGGAATACATTTAAGATGTTCGACAATACAGTGTTGGAAGTATCGAATACAGATGGTTTAGTTTTCGAAGGAAATACCATTTTACCGACGAATACTTTCCCAAGGTTACACAAAGATTCTCCGGCCTTCATTTTAAAATCATCGAAGAATATTACCTTCAAAAACAACGATTTTAAGGGTAAAGCGCCGAAATTGATGGAAACAGACAAAAAAATGTCAGAAGTGACATTTCAGTAA
- a CDS encoding sulfatase family protein, whose translation MKSNKLVLLIAAFIGLIGCNSSKQEGSSEVAKKPNILLIYLDDLGYGDMGAYGAATNLKTPNMDFLANNGVQFSNGYATSATCTPSRFGLITGTYPWRNAKARILPGSAPLIISPEAMTLPKMLQKEGYATGVVGKWHLGLGDGNMDWNKTINLGPNQVGFDESYIMAATQDRVPTVYIDNGNVVGLDPNDPIQVSYKENFEGEPTAITNPELVKMKWHHGHNNSVVNGIPRIGYMKGGESAKWDDYEMADHFLVKAKDYIKKHKDEPFFLYYAMQQPHVPRTPHPRFEGKSGMGPRGDAIIEADWCIGEIMKTLEEQGVLENTLVIFSSDNGPVLNDGYYDDAVEKLGDHKPAGVLRGGKYSLFEAGARVPFLTYWKGKITPMKSDAIVCQMDLLTSIASLIGSDIKTDDSENVMDALLGESKEGRIDLVLEATSRTAYRRGDWLLIPSYKGPAELKKVSIEIGNDPEIQLYNLKEDPSQQNNLAKDHKDKVAEMMEAFTKIRGDHSKGTKNYKLR comes from the coding sequence ATGAAATCAAATAAGTTAGTACTTTTAATTGCAGCCTTTATCGGATTGATCGGGTGTAATTCATCAAAACAAGAAGGCTCGTCGGAAGTAGCCAAAAAGCCAAATATCCTTTTAATATATCTAGACGATTTAGGATACGGAGATATGGGCGCATATGGTGCCGCTACTAATTTGAAAACACCAAACATGGACTTCCTTGCCAACAATGGAGTGCAGTTTTCGAATGGTTATGCGACATCTGCAACTTGTACTCCAAGTAGATTTGGTTTAATTACAGGTACGTACCCTTGGAGAAACGCTAAAGCGAGAATTCTTCCTGGTTCTGCTCCTCTAATTATTAGTCCAGAGGCCATGACACTTCCAAAAATGCTTCAGAAAGAAGGTTACGCTACAGGTGTAGTAGGTAAGTGGCACCTTGGTTTAGGTGATGGTAACATGGATTGGAACAAAACGATTAATTTAGGTCCTAATCAAGTTGGTTTTGACGAGAGCTACATTATGGCAGCGACTCAAGACCGTGTTCCAACCGTATATATTGATAACGGTAACGTAGTTGGTTTAGATCCAAACGATCCTATTCAAGTAAGTTATAAAGAGAACTTCGAAGGTGAGCCAACAGCAATCACTAACCCAGAGTTAGTAAAAATGAAATGGCACCACGGTCACAATAACTCAGTAGTAAACGGTATTCCAAGAATCGGTTACATGAAAGGTGGCGAGTCTGCAAAATGGGACGATTACGAAATGGCAGATCACTTCTTAGTGAAAGCTAAGGACTATATCAAAAAGCATAAAGACGAACCATTCTTCTTATACTATGCAATGCAACAACCTCACGTTCCAAGAACGCCACACCCAAGATTCGAAGGTAAGTCGGGTATGGGTCCAAGAGGTGATGCAATTATCGAAGCCGATTGGTGTATTGGTGAGATCATGAAAACATTAGAAGAGCAAGGTGTATTAGAAAACACTTTAGTGATCTTCTCATCAGATAACGGTCCTGTATTGAACGACGGTTATTATGACGATGCTGTAGAGAAATTAGGTGATCATAAACCAGCAGGTGTACTTCGTGGTGGTAAATACAGTTTATTCGAAGCGGGTGCTCGTGTACCATTCTTAACGTACTGGAAAGGTAAAATTACGCCAATGAAATCAGACGCAATCGTTTGTCAGATGGACTTACTTACTTCTATTGCTTCTTTAATTGGTAGCGATATCAAAACAGACGATAGTGAGAACGTAATGGATGCCTTATTGGGTGAATCAAAAGAAGGTCGTATTGACTTAGTATTGGAAGCAACATCAAGAACTGCTTACAGAAGAGGTGATTGGTTATTGATTCCATCTTACAAAGGTCCAGCTGAGTTAAAGAAAGTATCGATTGAAATTGGTAACGATCCAGAAATTCAGTTATACAACTTGAAAGAAGATCCTTCACAGCAAAACAACTTAGCGAAAGATCATAAGGATAAAGTAGCTGAAATGATGGAAGCGTTCACTAAGATTAGAGGTGATCATTCTAAAGGAACTAAAAATTACAAATTAAGATAA
- a CDS encoding MerC domain-containing protein: MYALKREFIRYTDQIGITGSFVCLIHCIITSGVMIGSSFLSHSAHHHHDHIHHIHQLDIWGMIDLSMIVISGIAVYFSTLKCSAQSLQNKLMWGSYIIYALSMISKYIGFEPVWLSGLSYAMSFMLIGLHLRNIKNCEH; the protein is encoded by the coding sequence ATGTACGCTTTAAAAAGAGAATTTATCAGGTACACCGATCAGATAGGAATTACAGGATCATTTGTTTGTTTGATCCATTGTATTATCACCTCAGGAGTGATGATTGGAAGTTCTTTCTTATCCCATTCAGCACATCATCATCACGATCATATCCACCATATTCATCAATTAGATATTTGGGGAATGATTGATTTATCTATGATCGTTATTAGTGGTATAGCAGTTTACTTTTCAACATTAAAATGTAGTGCACAATCGCTTCAAAATAAATTGATGTGGGGAAGTTATATCATTTATGCATTGAGTATGATATCAAAATATATTGGTTTTGAGCCTGTTTGGTTAAGTGGACTTTCCTATGCTATGTCTTTCATGCTGATAGGTCTTCATTTAAGAAACATAAAGAACTGCGAGCATTAG
- a CDS encoding VOC family protein produces the protein MSEKNFKPVPVISINHASMRVSNPKRMVEWLQGIFGFPIVARQGDSVVFRVGDGPQYFSILGEATDKPGYTHFGFSVENFDPNEFIERLTALGYEQSIYPDPGKFTLRNRGTDKGGAAEGTPELFIGDPDGIIVQIQDEKYAGGSGLLGDVTYAVPEEAPTKGLVESIELNHCTLGVSNGAESLKFYQSIFDLPVDTYQGPTPVLRVGTGNASLVLYELSGPEAKGVKPRIDHTCFAVKDFDVNRIEKDLGEFGMNVLGQAWRATGPLQTYYTQRMPDRGGDANGDTKELYLTDFDNNVIQLQDIRYAGGCGALGDVRGTGVDKPFEPCGCGAH, from the coding sequence ATGTCAGAAAAAAATTTCAAACCAGTACCAGTTATCTCAATCAATCATGCTTCAATGCGCGTATCAAATCCCAAAAGAATGGTGGAGTGGTTACAAGGCATTTTCGGTTTCCCGATCGTAGCCCGTCAAGGCGATAGCGTTGTTTTCAGAGTAGGCGATGGCCCTCAGTATTTCTCTATTTTAGGAGAAGCAACGGACAAGCCGGGTTATACTCACTTTGGTTTCTCTGTAGAAAATTTTGATCCTAATGAATTTATCGAGCGTTTAACAGCTTTAGGTTATGAGCAATCAATTTATCCGGATCCAGGTAAATTTACATTAAGAAACAGAGGAACTGATAAAGGTGGTGCAGCTGAAGGTACTCCAGAATTATTTATTGGTGACCCTGATGGAATTATTGTACAGATTCAAGATGAGAAATATGCAGGTGGTAGCGGACTTCTAGGCGATGTTACGTATGCTGTTCCTGAAGAAGCACCAACAAAAGGATTAGTAGAAAGTATAGAATTAAACCATTGTACGCTTGGTGTATCAAACGGTGCAGAGTCTTTAAAATTCTATCAAAGTATTTTTGATCTTCCAGTAGATACGTATCAAGGTCCAACTCCAGTATTAAGAGTAGGAACGGGTAATGCTTCATTGGTACTTTATGAATTAAGTGGTCCAGAAGCTAAAGGTGTGAAACCTCGTATTGACCATACTTGTTTTGCTGTGAAAGATTTCGATGTAAATCGTATTGAGAAAGATCTTGGTGAGTTCGGAATGAATGTTTTAGGTCAGGCTTGGAGAGCGACAGGTCCATTACAAACTTACTACACACAACGTATGCCTGACCGTGGTGGTGACGCAAATGGAGATACAAAAGAGTTGTACCTTACGGATTTTGATAACAACGTCATTCAGCTTCAGGATATTCGTTATGCCGGTGGTTGTGGTGCATTAGGTGATGTTCGTGGAACTGGTGTTGACAAGCCATTTGAACCTTGTGGTTGTGGTGCACACTAA
- a CDS encoding helix-turn-helix domain-containing protein, translated as MKKFKELCKIVNFILWNDVYRINFFGIFNKDKFLEMEDKYTFETSEHTVHGSYEKFAKDLKGTWDGEELNIDTGWCTYRGHSFCFLEEMYVGIFELNSKKPITVKYEPDDGKTYISIRIGFTGSFFSKGDTKKFHNLGVFIYNSSQQFEIELPHGAKYEYVTIRFSVDFFNKFTRENANSKIKALFQNKTPWFHYLPLDVEIENCVRTIIANVDKDKRRDIYFFSKALDIVGIIQEKLEQESTHIKKNIHPEDLKAMMQLKDEYLSNFTEQPNLSELSDEFGMSISKLNRIFKSIFDQPILQFYKQQKVEEVYRQIIYTDKSLTEISMDLNFSDNAHMSNVFKKYYGYAPSELKDKKDTGKLK; from the coding sequence ATGAAAAAATTTAAGGAGTTGTGTAAAATCGTCAACTTTATTTTATGGAATGATGTTTACAGAATCAATTTCTTTGGTATCTTTAATAAGGACAAATTTTTGGAAATGGAAGATAAATATACCTTTGAGACGAGTGAACACACAGTTCACGGAAGCTATGAAAAATTTGCCAAGGATTTAAAAGGCACTTGGGATGGAGAGGAACTTAATATAGACACAGGTTGGTGCACCTATAGAGGTCATTCTTTCTGTTTTTTGGAAGAAATGTATGTGGGTATTTTTGAGCTCAATTCTAAAAAACCAATTACCGTAAAATATGAACCTGATGATGGTAAAACTTATATTAGTATTCGAATAGGTTTTACGGGGTCTTTCTTTAGTAAAGGGGACACCAAAAAATTTCATAATCTAGGCGTTTTTATCTACAATTCTTCACAACAATTTGAAATTGAACTTCCTCATGGAGCAAAATACGAATACGTTACTATTCGGTTTTCTGTAGATTTTTTCAATAAATTCACCCGTGAAAATGCCAACTCCAAAATCAAAGCTCTTTTTCAGAATAAAACGCCTTGGTTTCATTACCTTCCACTAGATGTCGAAATTGAAAACTGTGTCCGTACTATTATTGCGAATGTGGACAAAGACAAAAGAAGGGATATCTATTTTTTCAGTAAAGCATTAGATATTGTGGGCATTATACAAGAAAAATTGGAACAAGAAAGTACCCATATCAAAAAGAATATACACCCCGAAGATCTAAAAGCCATGATGCAACTAAAGGATGAATATCTTTCTAATTTTACTGAACAGCCTAATTTATCTGAGTTAAGTGATGAGTTTGGGATGAGTATTTCTAAGTTGAATCGTATTTTTAAATCAATTTTCGATCAACCTATTCTTCAATTTTACAAACAACAAAAGGTGGAAGAAGTCTATAGACAAATTATTTATACTGATAAAAGTTTGACAGAGATTTCTATGGATCTAAATTTTAGTGATAACGCCCATATGAGCAACGTTTTTAAAAAATACTACGGATATGCTCCTTCTGAACTGAAAGACAAAAAAGACACTGGAAAACTAAAATAA
- a CDS encoding DUF2391 family protein — MKLNIQGVNRKFHRVNGRLYELFEILDEQGKILRTIDIPLKVEFRINDLLEIIVGASILAVPTAFTEEVWTMGDALPWLNTLILSGISIVFIACFVYYSSYKMKLKLFRKEYAIRIFSTFVLSVVIIGTLLTVVDKCPWITDFSLAFKRTLIGAFPASLSATLTDQFGE; from the coding sequence ATGAAACTCAATATTCAAGGAGTAAATCGAAAATTTCATAGAGTTAATGGAAGGCTGTATGAGTTATTTGAAATTTTAGATGAGCAAGGAAAAATACTAAGAACCATTGATATTCCACTTAAAGTTGAATTTAGAATCAATGATCTTTTAGAAATAATAGTGGGAGCCAGCATCCTTGCAGTCCCCACAGCTTTCACAGAAGAAGTATGGACAATGGGCGATGCATTACCATGGCTAAATACTTTGATATTAAGTGGTATATCCATAGTGTTTATTGCTTGCTTTGTCTATTATTCATCCTACAAAATGAAATTAAAGCTATTCAGAAAAGAATATGCAATTAGAATTTTCAGCACCTTTGTTTTATCAGTTGTTATCATTGGAACGTTACTTACAGTGGTGGATAAATGTCCATGGATAACAGATTTTAGTTTAGCATTTAAGCGAACTTTGATTGGTGCTTTTCCTGCTTCATTGAGTGCTACTTTAACGGATCAGTTTGGGGAATAA